TTAGCATTTGAGGATGGATCAGTCAGCTTGACTTTTTTCGAGAAGTTCAGGATGTAAAAGAGGGAGCCGTAGACGGTTGTGGACTGCCCCATGTTCCTGCCGGCCACTGTAGTATTGCCACCAGCTACTATAGAAAGCTGTGGGAGGGGAGGGAGGACATACTTGAAATTACCGCCTACCATGGTAGCTTCCATATCGTTGCTGGGGAAAGGCATATTATTGCGGGTAATATCGAATCCACCCAGCGTATTCCAGATATTGAGCACCGCTTCTGCTATAAACCGCCGATTTCTGAAGCCGGCCCGGAAATTATAACTCATCACATCCGGCATTTTCACTTCATGGGTGTTGTGCATTTCCGTGGTATAATAGGATTCCCGGTCAATGTCAATATTGTCCCGCAGCAGGTAGGTCGCCGAAGCAGTGGCAAAAAAGCCTTTCCACTTATAATCTGCCATGAATCTTGCTAAAGCAGTTTTGCTATGTAACCCGATAGCCAGGGGCAGATAGTCAGGGGTGTAATCGCTCAGTGGGAACGATACACCGGCAATGCCCAGTAATGACAGTCTGCCATTACCCAGTGTCTGCTGGAAAGGCCGCCATTTCAGGAAGAGACTCATATCCTGTAATCCATCCATACCCCGTAATGTTCCGGCGGAGGCTTTTGTCTTTACGTATGGAACATTGAAAAGAACGCCCAGCTTTTTCGATATGCCGTAGTTGCCCATCACGGAAATTGTCTTTGTGGAGACGGTACCCAGATTTTCATTGTCTCTTTTGAATGTTCCTTCCCAATAGTTTTTCCAGCTACTATAGCTGTACATGGGTCCGATACAGTATTCATTCTTCGCCATCATCAGTGCATCAATATCTGTTTGCGCGAATAATGAACGGGGAAGTGTCATAGTACACAATAGCATCATCGCTACTGCCTTCAAGGGAGTAAACTTTTTCATTGTTCAGCTGATTTTGGTCATTAAACCTCATAGGTAAGCCGGTTGCATAGTGTCTCGACTTTTATCACATAACGTTATTAACTCATTTGGGAGGTATTTAGTTCAATATAGGTAAATTTATCCAGTTTAGAAAGTATTGAAATACCCAAAGGCAGTTCCGGAGAACTGCCTTTGGCGGGAATAACAGACCATGATCTGTTACAACCCTGTCTTGCAAACAAGGGTGGCACCCCGCTGTATACTGAAGCCGGGTCTGAAACTGATACCTTTTCCTCCGTGTATCACCACGTTCTG
The DNA window shown above is from Chitinophaga agri and carries:
- a CDS encoding transporter encodes the protein MKKFTPLKAVAMMLLCTMTLPRSLFAQTDIDALMMAKNEYCIGPMYSYSSWKNYWEGTFKRDNENLGTVSTKTISVMGNYGISKKLGVLFNVPYVKTKASAGTLRGMDGLQDMSLFLKWRPFQQTLGNGRLSLLGIAGVSFPLSDYTPDYLPLAIGLHSKTALARFMADYKWKGFFATASATYLLRDNIDIDRESYYTTEMHNTHEVKMPDVMSYNFRAGFRNRRFIAEAVLNIWNTLGGFDITRNNMPFPSNDMEATMVGGNFKYVLPPLPQLSIVAGGNTTVAGRNMGQSTTVYGSLFYILNFSKKVKLTDPSSNAK